The nucleotide window GCCAATCAGTACGGCACCCAACAAGGTTCGCGTTTCATTAATGAGATCCGGCGTAAATAACGGGTCAGGATCGCTCGACAGTCGCGGGCCATTACTGAGAAACATCGGGTTAAAAAGCTGGGTGTTGTAGATGAGCCCCACCGCCCAGTGTCGCCCATCTTCACCTTCCAGCTTTACAAACGAGCCAAAGCCATAGTCCGTTGCCTGCGGCGGCGAATCCACCGCAAACTGATCATCTAGCTCAACGATGTAGTCACAGTGAGAGTTGGATTTGACAACTTTTCCTAAGCGCATTTTCATCATAGGCAACGCTACCGCTAGTATATAGCCTTCGCCAGTTCAGACAACGTTCAAGCGGTACAAATGTTCTAAACTCCAAAAGGTTTCCCACTGCCACCGCTGTGTCTACTCCTCAACTCAATGGAACAGGCTACACAGAGCAACAATGGGAAATGAATCGGTGAACCAAGCCTTCGTTCAGAGAACCGAGCCTGAAATTCATAGATTGGGCAAGCAAGCTTGAGCTAGGACATTGCCTGGATGATGAAATCAAAATAGGGCGCAGCCTCAGCAGCATCATCAGCACTCAGCAGTGCCAAGGATGCATCCTTCAAGCAGCGAATCGCTTCAACCATACCAGGGACGGGGACACCCAGAGAGTTATACATCTCGCGTACGCCAATCAAGCCAATCTTTTCAATCGGCTCTTTGTCGCCCGCAAGTACACCGTAGGTGATTAAACGCAGATACCAACCATAATCGCGCAAGCACAATGCCCGCTCACGATTGCCATAGGCATTTCCCCCAGGGGAAATGAAATCCGGACGTTTTCGCCACAACTGTTTGCTGGACTCATCAACAATTTTTTTCTCATTTGCAGCAAGGGTTTCGGCAATCCGAATCCGCTGCTCACCTGTTTGAAAAAATTCTTTAATGCTCGTCAGCTCTCCGCTGCTGGGGTAGCGAAGCTCGTCGTCGGCGTTAAGAATGACTTGGCTAATGACGCTCATAATTATTGCCGTGATTCTAGTGAACTCAGATCAAAATATCTTTCTCAGATACCATTACGTAGTTTAACGACTCTAGGGGACGGAAGGAAAGGGCGATCGCGTCGGATCTGCCGGAAGATCAGCAGCAAATCATTTCTTAAAATCTTCGACAATAAATTTACATTTCTTAACTATTTGAAAATCCTCCACAAAGTACACAGATCTCAAAGCTTTCGAGCCAAAACTCGTTATGCTTGACGCAAATTAAAAAAGCCCAAGGCATGCAGCACCTTGGAACAGCTCTTAGAATATTCGCAGTGCAGTATAGTCTTTAAGTCTGGATGCAAGTTACAGGCTCTCAGATGTTGATTTTTATTTCTTTGAAACTGTGATCTTGCACACGCCAGCATCCTGACCTATACTGGACGCTCGAAATAAACCATACTTTAGTAAGTGCAAGGAGGCGGCTTATCCCTGAAACATTGACCCTGACCGTCAGTTTACGAGGCACCCGCGAAGTCAGGGAGAATTGCCAGCTATTTCGACTTGCAGGACTGCTCGACGCGTTTTCCGAACCCACGTTTCGCAAGGTGATGGAAAAGTTCGCTGAGGAAAGTCCTAACAATATCGTCTTGGATTTGTCACAAATTGACTTTATCGATAGCTCTGGCCTGGGTGCGCTAGTGCAAATTGCGAAAAAAGTTCAAACGGCAGGTGGAACTCTGCAAATCGTGACCAATGCTCGAGTGACCCAAACCGTGAAGCTTGTTCGTCTAGAAAAGTTCTTAGCCCTACAGCCTTCCGTTGATGTAGCGCTGGAAAACGTGAATAAGTCAGCTTAGCATCCATAACCATCGTGGACTATGGAGAGATAATAACTGAGAAGGGGCATGAGTTCTCTGCCCTTCTTTTTTTTGAGTTACCCTCAGGATAATATCCTTCTCATGCTGAGTTTGTCGGCCTACCGCTCGCTTTTCTTTCCTCTAGGTACTGACGATCTAATGGAGGCTCAAATTCAACAGATTTCTCCTGCCGCTCTTGCCTATATTGGAGATGTCGTGTACGAGCTGCACATTCGCATGTGGTATCTCATGCCACCGAAGCAGAGTCGGCTGTACCACCAAAATGTGGTCGCTCAAGTCCGAGCAGAGCAACAAGCACATTACCTCCAGGTGTTAGAACCTAAGCTCACTGAGGAAGAACAGCGTATCGTTAAACGAGGTCGCAATGCCGCTACAAAGCTGAAACCAAAGCGACTTTCACCCACTATTTACCAACAAGCCACGAGTTTTGAAACCCTGATTGGGTATCTCTACCTTACAAATCCTGAGCGATTGACCGAGCTGCTGGGCTGTCTTCCAATCGCAACTTCTGAGTCAAATGCCTTGCTCCAGGATCATTGTCGGGACAATTTATAACGAATGGAGTCTGAAGCCAGCCATGTCCGCCAAGAAAAATAAGCCGTCCTCAAATCGTTCTTCCTTTAAAGGGTCTACGTCAGGTTCTTCTGATAAACCTCGGCGCAAAGATGGACATAAGTCCGCAAAACCAGGGTCTGGAAAACCCAATCGGCGATCGCGCCCTGGTCGAGAGGACGAATTTGAATCCCCATCGCCAGGAGAGTTTACCAAACCCAAGCACACTTCCTCACCCAAGCGCAGGTCTAAACTGCCGGGATCAGCCCCCAAAAATCCGGATTCTCTGACATTTGCATCTTCTAGCGATCGTGCTCCCCGTCAGGCTTTCGTATCCCAGACTACGGTTAATGCCCCTACAGATAGCCCGGAGGCAGACGCCGATCTCCTCTACGGACGGCACAGCGTTTTGGCAGCCTTAGAGGGCGATCGCACCCTGAACCGGATCTGGATAACGTCCCGCCTGCGCTATGATCCCCGTTTTCATCCTTTGCTGATCCAGGCGAAAGCAGCCGGAGCCGTCATTGATGAAGTGGATCATCGTCGATTAAGCCAACTCACCCAAGGCGCAAACCATCAAGGAGTCGTGGCTCAAGCTGCACCCTACGAGTATTTAGAGTTTGAGGAACTGGTGCTCAAAGCTAAGAACAGTGAGGATTTGCCGCTTTTGATCGCCGCCGATGGCATTACTGATCCCCACAATCTCGGAGCTATTATCCGGACGGCAGAAGCGCTAGGAGCCCAAGGACTCATCATTCCGCAGCGACGCTCCGTGGGGATCACCTCTACGGTGAGCAAAGTGGCCGCCGGAGCTTTAGAAACTTTTCCGGTCACAAGGGTTGTCAATTTAAGTCGAGCCTTGGAACAATTGAAGGAAGAGGGCTTCTGGATCTATGGCACTGCTGCCAATGCCGGAAACCCAGTGCATCAGGTCAAGTTTGATCGAGCGGTGGTGCTCGTGATTGGCTCCGAAGGAGAGGGGTTAGCCTTACTCACTCAACGCCATTGCGACGCGCTCGTTTCAATTCCACTCTCTGGGCGCACACAAAGTTTGAATGCTTCCGTTGCTGCGGGTATGGTGCTTTACGAAGTATTTCGTCAGCGTTGGTCTAACACAGTTCATCTCGATACCTTTACAAGCAAAAGTGCAACGGAGTATAACAAAGCTTGAACATTCCTTAACAGACAGCGCAAGTGTTCGTTGAAAACCTCTAGGCTGGTCGAGCTTATGAAAGAAATTTGGCTGAGTTTGTTAGAACTTCTG belongs to Synechococcales cyanobacterium T60_A2020_003 and includes:
- the rlmB gene encoding 23S rRNA (guanosine(2251)-2'-O)-methyltransferase RlmB, giving the protein MSAKKNKPSSNRSSFKGSTSGSSDKPRRKDGHKSAKPGSGKPNRRSRPGREDEFESPSPGEFTKPKHTSSPKRRSKLPGSAPKNPDSLTFASSSDRAPRQAFVSQTTVNAPTDSPEADADLLYGRHSVLAALEGDRTLNRIWITSRLRYDPRFHPLLIQAKAAGAVIDEVDHRRLSQLTQGANHQGVVAQAAPYEYLEFEELVLKAKNSEDLPLLIAADGITDPHNLGAIIRTAEALGAQGLIIPQRRSVGITSTVSKVAAGALETFPVTRVVNLSRALEQLKEEGFWIYGTAANAGNPVHQVKFDRAVVLVIGSEGEGLALLTQRHCDALVSIPLSGRTQSLNASVAAGMVLYEVFRQRWSNTVHLDTFTSKSATEYNKA
- a CDS encoding STAS domain-containing protein produces the protein MPETLTLTVSLRGTREVRENCQLFRLAGLLDAFSEPTFRKVMEKFAEESPNNIVLDLSQIDFIDSSGLGALVQIAKKVQTAGGTLQIVTNARVTQTVKLVRLEKFLALQPSVDVALENVNKSA
- a CDS encoding allophycocyanin; this encodes MSVISQVILNADDELRYPSSGELTSIKEFFQTGEQRIRIAETLAANEKKIVDESSKQLWRKRPDFISPGGNAYGNRERALCLRDYGWYLRLITYGVLAGDKEPIEKIGLIGVREMYNSLGVPVPGMVEAIRCLKDASLALLSADDAAEAAPYFDFIIQAMS
- a CDS encoding ribonuclease III; its protein translation is MLSLSAYRSLFFPLGTDDLMEAQIQQISPAALAYIGDVVYELHIRMWYLMPPKQSRLYHQNVVAQVRAEQQAHYLQVLEPKLTEEEQRIVKRGRNAATKLKPKRLSPTIYQQATSFETLIGYLYLTNPERLTELLGCLPIATSESNALLQDHCRDNL